The Bdellovibrionota bacterium genomic interval AAAGGCCGCTTCCGCTCTTTCTCGAATGCTTGTGTAGATTTCGAAGTCGCTCGTCGTCTTGGCCGAAGCATTTTTCGCTTCGTGAATCGCGATCTGAAAAGATTGAATCAGGGGTTCGAGATCCCTCGCCCAACGCTCGGTGACCCGGTTGTCGCTCTCGCGCAAGAGTTGAAGCAGTTCGCTCAAGGCCTCCATGACTGCGGAATCTTTCGGTTGCGTTTTCAATTGCTGGACGATCCCGGTTTTGGTCATACGAAACTCCTTTCTGTTTCTGGAGACCGGCCCATGTATAGGAGCGGCCTAAATTGCTTCCTTTCATCACCTCTTCCCCCAGACGATAACTGATTCCCGACACATGTCCGGTCTTGGCCCGGTTCGGCAGAACCTCGACGTTTTGCGCGTGGAGACGATGAAAGAATTCACTCATGGACGGCCGGTCGGTCACGGCCTGGTCGATCAAATGTTGCAATTGAAGCTTGGCGCTCGGCGCTCCTTCCCGGAGAATTTTGTGCATTTCTCCAGAGGTTGGAGCGCGCGTCGGCGTTTCTCTGGTGGGCAAGACCCGTTGCAGGCTGTATTCCATTTCCAATCCCCGAACGACACCTTCGCTTCGCCGATAGTCGTGGCTTTCGCTGACTGTCTTTCCATCCATCCCGATTCGAGAAGCAATAATGTGGATATGATCGTGCGGTGTATCCCGGTGACGGACGGCGACGAATTGGGATTTCGAAAACCCCATCCTATGAAGATACTTTTCTGTGACATCTCGCCATTGATCGTTGCTCAAGGATTCTCCCGGTGGAAGCGACAGGCTGGTGTGATACACGGCACGTTTCAATTGAGGATTGAGCTTTCGCGTTTCATTGAATTCGTTCGTCAGTTGCTTTGCGTTTGTTCCCAACATGTTGGTTCCCACGATCTCGGCGCGGTCTTTGGAGAGCACATATTTGAGGACACCGCCGAAGCTCCTCCCCTTGATCTGCTTGGCAATCATGCTTTCTCCGCTCCAAGGAACAGGAGGCCCACTTTTTTTACCTCTTCCTGAAGCTGGTACACGAGGGGCAGATTGACGATTTTTACTTCTCCCGTGTGAATTCGTTTGACCATTTGATTGAGGTTATTTCCGATCCGCGAGAGCTCGACGTAGGCCTCCCGATTGATGGACGGAACGGGCGGAGGCGGAAGTTTGCGACCAAAGGCGGCACGCCGGACGCATTCGCTCACGCTGATTTGCACGTTCGAAGAAACTTCTTGAAGCCGTAGAAATTCCGTCGGCGTGAATCGGATCGGCACAACACGGCTGCGAACTTCGGAAGAGACTTCCACCGTAGTCGGTTTCCTGCGAACGAAGTGAGTAGGACGAGCGCTCACCGACGTAGTCGGGGAGCATGGCTCGCTACCCGCTTCATCCGACACTCTTTCTCCCTCGATTTCTTTCAATTTCTTCCTCTTATTTTGTGTTTGCTATTTACGTGTTATTGTTATAACAATCATTTAAGAGACGTCAATGTATTTTCGCGTGTAAATTTGTAACAGATCTTAACTCTATGAAACACTTAAGGAAACCTATGAAGCACCCACGAGAAAATATTGAATTTTCGAGCGTGCCCAAGGCCAACATGGTCGCATTCAATGTCCGTCTCGAGCCTTCGCTAAAGAACGCGATTGAAGCGGCTACGTTCGGGTATTCGACTCCCGGAGGATTGATTCGTCGTTGCGCGGCCAACGATGTGACCCAAGTGATTCCCGAACCGTGGGATTCCCCTCAATGGATCGTAAAAGAAGGTCGATCGACCAACCTCACGTTCGCCGTTCGTCAGGTACTGGGTGAAGCCATCCATATGCGAGCGATCGACCGCCACTTAAGTATTACGGACTACTTCCGAGCTCTTGGAATATCCGCGGTATTGGAGAAGGAAAAGCAGCTAAAAAACGTGGATCCCAAATTGACGATCTTGGACAAAAAATCCGAATTCTATGTGCCGGCGCTGACGGTCAAAAAGGGGGGCAAGAAATGGTGGCGGAAGTTGAAGGGAGTGAAAATATCGGATGAAAAGGCCCAAGAACTTTTCCACGTCGAACCGGAGGAGGTAGAGAGCGCATCGGGATATACCATCTACAAGGGTAAGGCGGTCGTCGATTTTGTCCGGGAGCAGGCGGAAATCGCCGGCCTTAGTCTTGCGGCCTATCAAAAAATGCTTGTGTTTCAGGACATCGCGAAGTGGCGAGGCATGAAGTTTTTGAACGCACTTGTGAAGCAGTCCTACGAACCATGGGAGATGAACGAAGGAATCCTCCGGAGAATGTTGGAGGAGCTTCACCGAAAAAGAACGGAGGCAAACCAGGCTTCTTGGGAGGCTTCAGAACCCACCGAACCTTATAAGGACAGTCCAGGGACAACAGAGTGAAAACGATCCGCCCACGCCCAGCCACCCAGAGCCATAACAAGAGAGAAATATTCTATAATAATATTAACTGGTTATGTTTACCTCAATTTATAGAACAACCCTTAGCTTTTGTACGACGTATGTCGTACAATGAAGATGACCTTTAAGGAAGCCAGAGCAGCGCTGATCGAGGCCCTAAAGGAGGGTCGTTATCAGCATGAAGCCCGGGATGCGCAGGCAGAAAAGAATCTCCTGGCCGTGGGAGACATTTCTCCCGACGAAGTCATCGAGATTCTAAAAGCGTGTCGCGGAAAGCTGCATCGAAAGGAGCCGCATTACGCAAAGGCGGAGATTGAAGTGCACGTGTTTAAAGCACGGAAGAAAATAAGCCGCTGGCAACAATGGTTTGTCCGGGCCTATTTCATTGACGAAGATGCCTGGTTTATCAGCGTGCATCCCGCCGAATGGGAGATCGGAAAATGAAGATTTGGAAGGAAAATGATCGGTCGAAGGGGCTCTGTCCGAAGTGTAAAGAGATTCAACCGATCGTATTTCGGCGCGGAGTTTTTCCTCTGAAAGAGACGAAAAAGAACGTGAAGGACGTGCTCCTTGGTGTCTGCACGCAGTGTGACGAAATCGTTTCCGTTCCTCCGCAATCCGTCGCCAGAATTAAGGAGGTCCGTTTCTTCGATCGCAAGCCTCTCGAGGTTCGAATTCCTTCCGACGTAAAAGATATTGTGCTTCTGGTCGTGGATACGCTGGGCGCGACGGTTCCACAGTCGGCGCTAAGTCTCCTCGTTCGAAACTATCTGATTCATATGAGCGAGGACCGGCAGGCGGCTCGCCAGGCGATGACTCTGTTGAAGAAAGCGAATTTTTTTGAGACCGCTCCGTCCCGTGACCGTATCTCAATTAAATTGAGTCCTGAGCTAAATCGACTTCGAATCGAGCTACACGACGTTTTCGAAACGGACGCCAATCTGGTGAAAGGCGTGGCCGTGTTAAGTCGAAAAGAAGTTCTAGACGAACCGGACCCAAAACGGATCAAGGAACTCAGGTACAGCATTCTTCAGGCAGCGTGAAAAGGGCCTAATGGCCCGGGACCTCGGCAATGTCTCGGTCCGGAAAAATGAACTGATCGCCGATCTTTTCTTCCGCATGCACAAAGTCGAGCGAGTCGGAATGTCCTACTTCATCTCACTCGGTTTCTTACCCGTAAACCCTTCCATAAAGGCTTTTCCTAGATCAAATTCCATCTTCTTGTACCCGGCCGGGATCTCAAAAAGCGACGCCGGAATCTCTTTGGAAACAGCCGATTTTAAAGTCGTCCAAGAAGAGACGAAACCCGATGCCGTGCGATTAACTTTTTCGACGGGAATCCCTTTCATTCCCTTTGGTAGGTTCCATGGCGACACCGGTTCGGAGATCGACCAGCCAAACTTCGCGTCCAAGTCGAATACCGGTGCGAGCTTGATCGCCAGGCAAATTTCTTCGGTTCCCCAATTTTGCGAGCCGCTCGTCTTAAAACCAGGATCATGTTTCCGAGCCATAACGACACAATCATATCCTGCAATTGTCTTCGTCTTGCCCATGGGATGAAACTGGGACCTCGCTTGGTCCTTTAATTCGGCTTGAGTCAGAGGTTTGCCAGGTTGTTCGGAGTAAGTCTTGCGGTTGGGCCACACGAGAGTGGGTTGGCCGTCACCTTTACGAAACATCCAGTTCAGGTCGGGGTCTCTGGAGTTCTTCCCAAACGGGTTATCCGTTCGAACGGCGCTCGGTGCCATATATACCCGAATCTGGGAAGTGGATGCGGGCCCGACAAATTCGGGTTTCTGCCCGAGTTGCTCTCGATATTGCCGGAACTCCGTCTCGTATACGAGCACCCAGCCTTGCTCAGCAAATGATGGGAGTGGGACGATTATGAGGGCAAAAAAAGCAAGTAACTTCATATCGTTTCCTTTCATATTTTTCGTTCAACCGGATATTCTGGAAGCCCTTCGCCGCGGTCCTTCCACTCGTCATTTGTATTTTCAACGCCGATCACTTCGAAGACGCCGCTCGTCGCGTGTTGCGACAGCAATTTCAAGGGAACAAAACGAACCTTCAGAATCGACCCTTTTGCAATTGTGGCCCCGGCGACGAGTTTCATCGTGTCCCCCATCTCCAAAAAGTAGATGCGCCTTTGCCCGCGTAGGGCAAAACGAATGACGGGCATCCCGAAATCCGCTCGTTCCGACGTAAATCCAAGCACTCCTTCAATGACTTTCCCGACGTGCCGTTGGGGATCTCGCAGATATTCCTCCATCGGCACAGGAGTCCGATCCGCCAAGGTATGGGCCATTCTGCGTTCCTTTGTCATGAGATCCCGTTCCAGGTCCTGTTTTCTGAGTGCTGAGGAAAGACGTTGGGCTTCTTCCTGAAGTCCGCTCGTCTTGCGCAGATTCAGCAAAAATATCGTCCCCGCTAAGGCTATGATTGTGGCGACCGGAATAAATTGCTTCCAGGTGGGACGTTGTCGTTGAAGTTTCGCCTGAGCCCCTGGACTCACATCTAGCCAGCCGAATGCGATGGACAGCCCAAGCAAAACGACGAGCGATCCCGCGAGATAAAAAATGGTTCCGAGAATCGGAACGGCGGGATACAGCGCGGAGATTTCCGGTCGACTTCGGACATACGTAACGAGAACCCGTTGTCCGCCGACACGAACTCTGTACAGACTGGATTGTTCCAGTTCATCGGCCGTTCGAAACATGTGGCCGGAGACCTCGTACTCGTACGTGACACGATCGATCGGAGTACCGCGCGAATGTTCGCTCCCGCC includes:
- the mobC gene encoding plasmid mobilization relaxosome protein MobC, with the protein product MKEIEGERVSDEAGSEPCSPTTSVSARPTHFVRRKPTTVEVSSEVRSRVVPIRFTPTEFLRLQEVSSNVQISVSECVRRAAFGRKLPPPPVPSINREAYVELSRIGNNLNQMVKRIHTGEVKIVNLPLVYQLQEEVKKVGLLFLGAEKA
- a CDS encoding DUF4412 domain-containing protein, translated to MKGNDMKLLAFFALIIVPLPSFAEQGWVLVYETEFRQYREQLGQKPEFVGPASTSQIRVYMAPSAVRTDNPFGKNSRDPDLNWMFRKGDGQPTLVWPNRKTYSEQPGKPLTQAELKDQARSQFHPMGKTKTIAGYDCVVMARKHDPGFKTSGSQNWGTEEICLAIKLAPVFDLDAKFGWSISEPVSPWNLPKGMKGIPVEKVNRTASGFVSSWTTLKSAVSKEIPASLFEIPAGYKKMEFDLGKAFMEGFTGKKPSEMK